A stretch of the Methanofervidicoccus abyssi genome encodes the following:
- a CDS encoding 30S ribosomal protein S14: MAKVQEKKRSSHRVCRRCGREGRGIIRKYGLNLCRQCFRELAPKLGFKKLD, translated from the coding sequence ATGGCAAAGGTACAGGAAAAGAAGAGGTCGAGTCACAGAGTATGTAGGAGATGTGGAAGGGAAGGTAGAGGTATAATTAGGAAGTACGGGTTAAATCTATGTAGGCAGTGTTTTAGAGAGTTAGCTCCAAAGTTAGGATTTAAAAAACTTGATTAA
- a CDS encoding 50S ribosomal protein L5, whose amino-acid sequence MSHLELWEKQPMRKPRIEKVTVNMGVGESGDRLLKGEKVLEELTGQKPVRTRAKQTNPAFGIRKKLPIGLKVTLRGKKAEEFLKNAFIAFKTAGKTLYSYSFDECGNFSFGIPEHIDFPGQKYDPEIGIFGMDVCVTLEKPGYRVKRRRIRRSKIPKRHHVKKEEAIEYIRTTFNIDIVEEE is encoded by the coding sequence ATGTCACACTTGGAGTTATGGGAAAAACAGCCCATGCGTAAACCCAGAATTGAGAAGGTTACTGTTAATATGGGAGTAGGGGAAAGTGGAGATAGGCTATTAAAAGGGGAAAAGGTACTTGAGGAACTTACTGGACAGAAACCTGTTAGAACTCGTGCTAAACAGACAAACCCTGCATTTGGTATAAGGAAGAAACTTCCAATAGGGTTAAAAGTTACACTTAGGGGTAAGAAGGCCGAGGAATTCTTAAAAAATGCATTTATTGCATTTAAAACTGCTGGAAAAACCTTATATTCTTACTCCTTTGATGAATGTGGTAACTTCTCCTTCGGTATCCCCGAACATATCGACTTTCCAGGACAGAAGTACGATCCCGAGATCGGTATCTTTGGAATGGATGTATGTGTAACTCTTGAAAAACCCGGTTACAGGGTTAAAAGAAGAAGGATTAGAAGGAGTAAAATTCCAAAAAGACATCATGTAAAGAAGGAAGAAGCTATTGAGTATATAAGAACAACATTTAACATCGATATAGTTGAAGAAGAATAA
- a CDS encoding 30S ribosomal protein S4e: MASKGGKKHLKRLPAPAKWKLPRKVKKFVTKPIPGPHSIENSLPLQLIIRDVLGYADNGREAKKIIKMGKILVDGVVRKEHRFPVGLMDILSIPDTKEDFLVLFDKKGRITLKETDRKDIKLCRIKNKTVIKGGHIQLNLHDGRNHIIYVSDPTKAEEDVYKTGDTVILAIPEQKLLGHIPFEEGKLAYITGGKNIGEIARIVSIEKRKLHPDIVTLETKDGEKFKTIKDYVFVVGDEEPVLSALKNL, translated from the coding sequence ATGGCAAGTAAAGGAGGTAAGAAGCATTTGAAAAGATTACCTGCTCCGGCAAAGTGGAAACTTCCAAGGAAAGTTAAAAAGTTCGTCACTAAACCTATTCCAGGTCCACATTCCATAGAGAATTCTTTACCCCTTCAATTGATAATAAGAGATGTGTTAGGTTATGCAGATAACGGGAGAGAGGCTAAGAAGATTATTAAGATGGGTAAAATATTAGTTGATGGAGTTGTAAGGAAGGAACATAGATTCCCTGTTGGGTTGATGGATATACTCTCCATTCCCGATACCAAAGAAGATTTCTTAGTTCTATTCGATAAAAAAGGTAGAATTACCTTAAAGGAAACAGATAGAAAGGATATAAAGTTATGTAGAATTAAGAACAAGACTGTTATAAAAGGAGGACATATTCAGTTAAACCTCCACGACGGTAGGAACCATATTATATACGTTTCGGATCCAACTAAGGCTGAAGAAGACGTCTATAAAACTGGGGATACTGTAATACTCGCTATCCCAGAGCAAAAATTACTAGGTCATATTCCATTTGAAGAAGGTAAGTTAGCCTACATTACAGGAGGTAAGAATATCGGTGAAATTGCAAGGATAGTAAGTATAGAGAAAAGGAAACTCCATCCCGACATAGTAACACTTGAAACAAAGGATGGAGAAAAGTTCAAAACTATCAAAGATTACGTATTTGTAGTAGGTGATGAGGAACCTGTTCTATCTGCATTGAAAAACCTATAA
- the rplX gene encoding 50S ribosomal protein L24: MVALTRSKQPRKQRKALFNAPLHRRHQIMSAMLSKELKEKYKKNALPVRKGDVVRIMRGDFKNVEGKVLKVDYKSYKIHVEGAFIKKQNGKEVPYPIHPSNVMIIKLDESDERRFKFLERIDKK, from the coding sequence ATGGTAGCCCTGACAAGATCTAAACAGCCAAGAAAACAGAGGAAGGCGTTATTCAACGCACCCCTTCATAGAAGACACCAGATAATGTCTGCAATGCTTTCAAAGGAGCTGAAGGAGAAGTATAAGAAAAATGCACTCCCTGTAAGGAAAGGGGATGTTGTAAGGATAATGAGAGGAGATTTTAAAAATGTTGAAGGAAAGGTTTTAAAGGTTGATTACAAGTCCTATAAGATACATGTAGAGGGAGCTTTTATCAAGAAGCAGAATGGTAAGGAAGTGCCCTACCCAATACATCCATCTAATGTAATGATAATAAAGTTAGATGAGTCAGATGAGAGGAGGTTCAAATTCTTAGAGAGGATAGATAAAAAATAG
- a CDS encoding 50S ribosomal protein L14, with protein sequence MKGIGSKITRALPTGARVICADNTGAKELEIIAVKNYKGVARRLPSAGVGSMVVVSVKKGTPEMRKQVLPAIIIRQRKEYRRPDGTRIKFEDNAAVIVTPDGNPKGSEIKGPVAKEAAERWPGIARLARIIV encoded by the coding sequence ATGAAAGGTATTGGTTCAAAGATAACTAGGGCTCTACCAACTGGAGCTAGAGTTATATGTGCAGATAACACTGGAGCAAAGGAGTTGGAAATTATTGCAGTTAAGAACTACAAAGGTGTTGCAAGGAGACTACCTTCTGCAGGAGTAGGTAGTATGGTTGTTGTCTCGGTTAAAAAAGGAACTCCCGAGATGAGGAAACAGGTACTACCAGCTATAATAATTAGACAGAGGAAGGAGTACAGGAGACCAGATGGTACTAGGATTAAATTTGAAGATAACGCCGCTGTAATAGTTACTCCAGATGGAAACCCAAAGGGTTCAGAGATAAAGGGTCCTGTTGCAAAAGAGGCTGCCGAGAGGTGGCCTGGTATAGCAAGACTGGCTAGAATAATAGTATAA
- a CDS encoding 30S ribosomal protein S17, translating to MTKTRNIGIDVKYPENTCDDPHCPFHGKLSVRGQIFEGVVVSDRAHKTVVVKREIIRYIPKYERYEKRTSKIVAHNPPCIHAKVGDKVRIAECRPLSKTKAFVVIEKIEEGE from the coding sequence ATGACAAAGACGAGAAATATAGGTATAGATGTTAAGTATCCAGAAAATACCTGTGATGATCCTCACTGTCCATTCCATGGTAAGTTATCTGTGAGGGGACAGATATTTGAAGGTGTTGTAGTAAGTGATAGAGCACATAAAACTGTTGTAGTTAAAAGGGAGATTATTAGATATATACCAAAGTATGAAAGGTATGAAAAGAGAACCAGTAAAATAGTTGCTCACAATCCTCCATGTATCCATGCAAAGGTTGGAGATAAAGTAAGAATTGCAGAGTGTAGGCCTCTCAGCAAGACTAAGGCCTTTGTAGTTATCGAGAAGATAGAAGAGGGAGAATAA
- the rnp1 gene encoding ribonuclease P protein component 1 — MITPYNILRHELIGLDVEIVEASNPSLVGIKGRVVDETRNTLIIEKYNGKEIIIPKDVAVFKFKLKDKYVKVIGSLLIGRPEDRLKKKIKNIYPY, encoded by the coding sequence ATGATAACGCCTTACAACATACTTAGACATGAGCTAATAGGGTTGGATGTAGAGATCGTGGAGGCATCCAACCCGTCATTGGTAGGTATAAAAGGTAGAGTTGTTGATGAGACGAGAAATACCCTTATTATAGAGAAATACAACGGTAAGGAAATAATTATACCTAAGGATGTTGCAGTGTTTAAATTTAAATTGAAAGATAAGTATGTCAAAGTTATAGGTAGTCTCTTAATAGGTAGGCCTGAGGATAGATTGAAGAAGAAAATTAAAAATATCTATCCTTATTAA
- the yciH gene encoding stress response translation initiation inhibitor YciH, with protein sequence MPEICPRCGLPKELCVCEEIAKEEQKIKIYVTKRRFGKLMTIIEGIDTDLIDIKDLAKKLKDFCACGGTVKKDSIELQGDQRKRVEEALIKMGFSKDTIEIR encoded by the coding sequence ATGCCCGAGATCTGTCCAAGGTGTGGGCTACCTAAGGAACTATGTGTATGTGAGGAAATTGCTAAGGAGGAACAAAAAATAAAAATTTACGTTACAAAGAGAAGGTTTGGAAAGTTAATGACTATTATAGAAGGTATAGATACAGATCTGATAGATATAAAAGATCTTGCAAAGAAGTTAAAGGATTTCTGTGCATGTGGAGGGACGGTAAAGAAAGATTCCATAGAACTCCAGGGAGATCAGAGAAAGAGAGTAGAGGAAGCACTTATCAAGATGGGTTTCTCCAAAGATACTATTGAGATCAGATAA
- the rpmC gene encoding 50S ribosomal protein L29: MAILRPQEIREMSISEMKEKLMELKRELLKEYTNKATSGAPSNPGRMREIRRTIARIYTIMNEKRREYSKQ, encoded by the coding sequence ATGGCAATACTGAGACCTCAAGAAATCAGGGAGATGAGTATCTCTGAGATGAAGGAGAAGCTGATGGAGTTGAAGAGAGAACTCCTTAAGGAGTACACCAATAAGGCTACCAGTGGAGCTCCTTCAAATCCAGGTAGGATGAGGGAGATAAGGAGAACTATAGCAAGGATATACACCATTATGAATGAAAAGAGAAGGGAATATAGTAAACAATAA
- a CDS encoding 30S ribosomal protein S3 translates to MIERVFVKEHVTEALVDEYLKNRLTRAGYSHMEMKKTPIGTRIIIYAEKPGLVIGRKGRLVKELTETIAKEFGVVNPQIEVKQVENPDLDPAIVAQKIASALERGMHFRRVAHAAVRRVMGAGAKGVVVIISGKLTGERARTEKFMEGYMKHCGEPSEVLVRKAHRIAKLKLGVIGVTVKLVPPDVILPDEVIIKEEEGEKKGEISEVEE, encoded by the coding sequence ATGATCGAGAGGGTGTTTGTAAAGGAACATGTTACTGAGGCACTTGTAGACGAGTATCTAAAGAATAGATTGACTAGGGCAGGATATAGTCATATGGAGATGAAAAAAACACCTATTGGAACGAGAATTATCATATACGCCGAGAAACCAGGTCTCGTAATTGGTAGAAAGGGTAGGCTTGTAAAAGAACTAACAGAAACAATTGCAAAGGAGTTTGGTGTAGTGAATCCACAGATAGAGGTAAAACAGGTTGAAAATCCTGATCTAGATCCTGCAATTGTTGCCCAAAAGATAGCTTCTGCCCTTGAAAGAGGTATGCACTTTAGGAGAGTTGCTCATGCGGCAGTTAGAAGGGTAATGGGGGCAGGAGCTAAAGGAGTTGTAGTAATTATCTCAGGTAAATTAACTGGGGAAAGAGCTAGGACTGAAAAGTTTATGGAGGGGTATATGAAACACTGTGGAGAGCCTTCTGAGGTTCTTGTTAGAAAGGCCCATAGAATAGCAAAGCTGAAGTTAGGAGTAATTGGAGTAACTGTAAAACTTGTACCTCCAGATGTTATACTACCTGATGAAGTCATTATAAAGGAGGAAGAAGGGGAAAAGAAAGGGGAAATAAGTGAAGTTGAAGAATAG
- a CDS encoding 50S ribosomal protein L22 has translation MGKLKYKIETNPNKTARAMGRALRISRKHAVEICREINGMKLDEAMGYLRRVIELKQPVPFKRHGKDVPHKKGKYGWAAARYPQKAAREILKVLESAKKNAEYKGLNVDKLRIKHISSNKGFTIKRYMPRAYGRATPKFQETVHIQVILEEY, from the coding sequence ATGGGGAAATTAAAGTATAAAATTGAGACAAATCCAAATAAAACTGCCAGGGCTATGGGCAGGGCTCTTAGGATATCCAGGAAACATGCTGTAGAGATATGTAGAGAAATAAACGGTATGAAACTTGATGAAGCTATGGGATATCTAAGGAGGGTAATTGAGTTGAAACAGCCAGTGCCATTTAAGAGACATGGAAAAGATGTTCCTCATAAGAAAGGTAAGTACGGCTGGGCTGCAGCAAGATATCCACAGAAGGCTGCGAGAGAGATATTGAAAGTTTTAGAGAGTGCTAAGAAGAATGCAGAGTATAAAGGATTGAATGTAGATAAACTCAGAATAAAACATATTTCTTCGAATAAGGGGTTTACTATAAAGAGATACATGCCAAGGGCTTATGGTAGAGCTACACCAAAGTTCCAGGAGACTGTACATATCCAGGTAATATTAGAGGAATACTAA